A genomic region of Gossypium hirsutum isolate 1008001.06 chromosome D01, Gossypium_hirsutum_v2.1, whole genome shotgun sequence contains the following coding sequences:
- the LOC107903156 gene encoding protein CNGC15b yields the protein MTKKNYNQKTAIGHKKELSRVFSEDYEVVEKTIFDPRGPDISRWNKLFLVACLISLFVDPLFLYLPQEKKGLCVTVSLPLEIDLTIIRSVVDVFYVLQIFIRFRTAYVAPSSRVFGRGELVIDPSKIASRYLHKDFWLDIIAAQPLPQVLVWSVIPKLNGSPMVPTKNILRLIIIFQYLLRLYLIYPLSSQITKTTGIVTATAWAGAAYNLMLYMLASHVLGATWYLLSLERQEECWRKVCSLPPLDCRYEYFDCRSIGDPARASWFNASNISSLCDPSSNFYQFGIYANALRIGITSEGFFEKYFYCLWWGLKTLSSLGQGLSTSTYVGEIIFAIIIAILGLVLFALLIGNMQTYLQSTTVRLEEWRIRRTDTEQWMHHRQLPHELRQNVRRYDQYKWVATRGVDEEMILKSLPVDLRRDIKRHLCLDLVRQVPLFDLMDDRMHDAICERLKPCLYTPSTCIVREGDPVNEMLFIVRGYLDSCTTNGGRTGFFNSSLIGPGDFCGEELLTWALDPRPGVVLPSSTRTVKAITEVEAFALVSEDLKFVASQFRKLHSKQLKHTFRFHSHQWRTWAACFIQAAWLRYKRRKEADALKKWESMVTGSPERMAEQTAAAPLSAAATGFASYAAKLAASTRSRGGSSRCGNDFDILSTLQKPNEPDFTVER from the exons ATGACCAAGAAGAACTACAATCAAAAGACTGCAATTGGCCACAAGAAAGAACTGTCCAGGGTGTTTTCCGAAGACTACGAGGTCGTCGAGAAGACGATATTCGATCCTCGAGGACCCGATATTAGCCGATGGAACAAGCTTTTCTTAGTAGCTTGTTTGATTTCCTTGTTTGTAGACCCTTTATTCTTGTATCTTCCACAGGAAAAGAAAGGCTTATGCGTGACTGTTTCATTACCTCTCGAAATCGATCTCACTATTATTCGATCGGTAGTTGATGTGTTTTACGTTCTTCAGATTTTTATTCGGTTCCGAACAGCTTATGTTGCTCCGTCTTCTCGCGTGTTTGGGAGAGGAGAGTTAGTCATTGACCCTTCCAAGATCGCTTCAAGGTACCTTCATAAGGATTTTTGGCTCGATATCATCGCAGCTCAACCATTACCGCAG GTATTGGTTTGGTCTGTAATTCCAAAATTAAATGGTTCGCCGATGGTGCCTACGAAAAACATCCTACGATTAATCATCATATTCCAATATCTCCTAAGGCTATACCTTATTTATCCACTTTCATCTCAAATCACCAAGACTACTGGTATTGTGACCGCAACAGCATGGGCCGGTGCAGCTTATAACTTGATGCTCTATATGCTAGCAAGCCAT GTTTTAGGAGCAACTTGGTATCTGTTATCACTCGAACGGCAAGAGGAATGTTGGAGAAAAGTTTGTAGTCTTCCCCCTTTGGACTGCCGGTACGAGTATTTCGACTGCCGATCGATTGGTGACCCTGCTAGAGCTTCTTGGTTCAATGCAAGCAACATATCAAGTCTATGTGATCCAAGCAGTAACTTCTATCAGTTCGGTATATATGCCAACGCATTACGTATCGGAATAACATCCGAAGGGTTTTTCGAGAAGTACTTTTACTGTCTTTGGTGGGGCTTAAAAACTTTGAG TTCATTGGGACAGGGTCTTTCTACAAGCACTTACgttggtgaaataatttttgcAATCATCATTGCTATTCTTGGATTAGTGCTTTTTGCATTGCTGATTGGAAATATGCAG ACGTATCTCCAATCCACGACGGTTCGACTTGAAGAATGGCGGATTAGGAGGACCGATACAGAACAATGGATGCATCACAGGCAACTTCCACATGAACTGAGGCAGAATGTTCGAAGATACGATCAATACAAGTGGGTTGCGACTCGGGGTGTTGATGAGGAAATGATTCTAAAGAGTCTACCGGTTGATCTCCGCCGAGACATCAAGCGTCATCTCTGCCTCGATTTAGTTCGGCAAGTGCCCCTCTTTGATCTGATGGATGATAGGATGCATGATGCAATATGTGAAAGGCTTAAACCTTGTCTTTATACCCCATCGACGTGCATAGTTCGTGAAGGCGATCCCGTAAATGAGATGCTTTTCATCGTCCGAGGCTACCTAGATTCATGTACTACTAATGGAGGACGTACAGGGTTCTTCAACTCGAGCCTGATCGGTCCCGGTGACTTTTGTGGTGAGGAGTTATTAACATGGGCATTGGACCCTCGTCCAGGTGTCGTCCTTCCATCGTCTACACGCACCGTTAAAGCGATCACCGAAGTAGAAGCTTTCGCACTCGTTTCTGAGGACTTGAAATTCGTTGCATCCCAATTCCGAAAACTACATAGTAAACAACTTAAGCATACATTTAGATTTCATTCACATCAATGGAGGACATGGGCTGCATGCTTTATACAAGCAGCTTGGTTACGGTACAAGAGACGAAAAGAGGCTGATGCACTGAAGAAATGGGAGAGTATGGTGACCGGTTCACCGGAGAGAATGGCAGAACAAACGGCCGCTGCACCACTTTCAGCGGCAGCCACGGGTTTTGCCTCATATGCGGCGAAACTGGCAGCTAGCACAAGGTCAAGAGGTGGGAGTAGTAGGTGTGGAAATGACTTCGACATATTAAGCACTTTGCAAAAGCCAAATGAACCTGATTTTACAGTTGAAAGATAA